In Cicer arietinum cultivar CDC Frontier isolate Library 1 chromosome 7, Cicar.CDCFrontier_v2.0, whole genome shotgun sequence, a single window of DNA contains:
- the LOC101505434 gene encoding uncharacterized protein isoform X1, whose amino-acid sequence MGEHEEWAQPQSGLLPNGLLPNEAASVIQVLDSERWLKAEQRTAELIACIQPNSPSEERRNAVADYVQRLIMKCFPCQVFTFGSVPLKTYLPDGDIDLTAFSKNQTLKETWAHQVRDMLENEEKNENAEFHVKEVQYIQAEVKIIKCLVENIVVDISFNQLGGLCTLCFLEEVDNLINQNHLFKRSIILIKAWCYYESRILGAHHGLISTYALETLVLYIFHVFNNTFAGPLEVLYRFLEFFSKFDWDNFCVSLWGPVPINSLPDVTAEPPRKDAGDLLLSKLFLDACSSVYAVFPGGQENQGQPFVSKHFNVIDPLRVNNNLGRSVSKGNFFRIRSAFAFGAKKLARLLDCPKEELFLEVNQFFLNTWDRHGSGQRPDVPSDDLWRVRLSSHDQSQSSENLQNNNHKTDNTSNRDSRVEREKEHFSHSGLSLHSNVSSENSPKNGDVSTFSRTQSQKSNVNQNNSRNIDQVRKETNSTQGTYVDKSLRNVKADNPASDLHGRFLFARTRSSPELTDSYGEIPSQGRRTRTTESIKGQNSFAKLENGRRKNFEPDVAARNDEMSGRHSSRQVVGSAAESISNHDETGVMGEEFASGAGASGMQMMHQEEQDLLNMMTTSPTAQGFGGQAHVPMNLPPGHLPFPFPPSILASMGYGQRNMGNIPFLEAPWGGSMQFPQGLVPSHLAPYFPGYGLASNPQDLVETGNENFSPVEMNLAEADNDFWHEQERSPASGVESDNGNFEMLPDDKQQSTSGSYNFAPSSRAGSSSSSARTHQKLTKENRGSTREEHIDNFHYQDGRRNDVYFDDRIANSELPSAPPSSSFRSKSSSESSWDGSSAKSSKSTREKRGKKNAPSVAATVYSKGKNVSEISSNRTEDENREWTPLSTMTSDISDRSTEPATGISLHVPRHQITGYEAAQTSGSDSPLPMSPVILGPGSRQRGIDNSGVVPFAFYPTGPPVPFVTMLPLYNFPTESSETSTSNFNGEVGAENSDSGLHFESSDGYDHSEVSSPSSSMTRAGIESSDHKPDILNSDFVSHWQNLQYGRFCQNTRHPPMMHPSPVMVPPVYLQGRYPWDGPGRPPVANMNLITQLMNYGPRLVPVPPLQSVSNRPANVYQRFVEDMPRYRSGTGTYLPNPKVSVRDCHSTNTRRGNYNYDRSDHHSDREGNWNMNSKVRSTGRGHNRNQSEKPSSKPERLANNESRAERPWNAHRHDSFVSHQNGPVRGNSSQNSHANVAYGMYSIPGMNPGGVSSNGPAMPSVVMLYPYDHNAGYSSPAEQLEFGSLGPMGFSGANEPSQPNDGGRSGGGALEEHRFHGGPAQRSSPDQPSSPHVSRGPDSNVR is encoded by the exons ATGGGAGAACATGAAGAGTGGGCACAGCCACAAAGTGGGCTATTGCCAAATGGCTTATTGCCAAATGAAGCTGCATCTGTGATACAGGTGCTTGACTCGGAGCGGTGGTTGAAGGCTGAACAAAGAACTGCAGAGCTGATTGCCTGCATTCAGCCTAATTCCCCCTCCGAGGAGCGACGAAATGCAGTTGCTGACTATGTCCAAAGGCTGATCATGAAGTGTTTCCCTTGTCAG GTGTTCACCTTTGGGTCGGTTCCCCTAAAAACTTATTTGCCTGATGGAGATATTGACTTAACAGCATTCAGTAAGAATCAAACTTTGAAGGAAACATGGGCACATCAGGTCCGTGACATGCTGGAGAATGAGGAGAAGAATGAGAATGCTGAGTTTCATGTCAAGGAGGTTCAGTACATCCAGGCTGAA GTGAAGATTATAAAATGTCTTGTTGAGAATATTGTAGTAGACATTTCATTTAACCAGCTTGGAGGGTTGTGCACCCTTTGTTTTCTTGAGGAG GTTGATAATCTGATTAACCAAAATCATTTATTCAAGCGTAGCATTATACTGATAAAAGCTTGGTGTTACTATGAGAGCCGTATACTTGGTGCTCATCATGGACTTATCTCAACTTATGCATTAGAAACATTGGTTCTTTACATATTTCATGTTTTCAACAATACCTTTGCTGGACCACTTGAG GTTTTGTATCGATTCTTGGAGTTCTTTAGTAAGTTTGACTGGGATAATTTCTGCGTGAGTCTATGGGGTCCAGTACCAATTAATTCGCTCCCAGATGTGACAG CTGAACCTCCTCGAAAAGATGCAGGAGATCTACTGCTCAGCAAATTATTTCTTGATGCCTGTAGCTCAGTTTATGCTGTTTTCCCTGGCGGTCAAGAAAATCAGGGGCAACCCTTTGTTTCCAAGCATTTCAATGTCATTGATCCTTTGCGCGTTAACAATAACCTTGGTCGCAGTGTCAGCAAAG GTAACTTTTTCAGGATACGCAGTGCCTTTGCATTTGGTGCTAAAAAGTTGGCTAGATTACTTGATTGTCCAAAGGAAGAGTTGTTTCTTGAAGTCAATCAGTTCTTTTTGAACACTTGGGACAGGCACGGAAGTGGTCAACGACCTGATGTTCCAAGCGATGACCTATGGCGTGTGAGGTTATCTAGTCATGACCAATCACAGAGTTCTGAGAATCTCCAGAACAATAACCATAAAACTGATAATACCTCCAACCGCGATTCTCGTGTCGAAAGGGAAAAGGAACATTTTTCACATAGTGGTCTTTCCCTGCATAGTAATGTATCATCTGAAAACTCGCCTAAAAATGGTGATGTTTCTACATTTTCCCGTACTCAAAGTCAAAAGAGTAATGTAAACCAAAATAATTCAAGGAACATTGATCAAGTTCGTAAGGAAACTAATTCTACTCAAGGTACTTACGTTGATAAAAGTCTGAGAAATGTGAAAGCTGATAACCCAGCGAGTGACCTTCACGGAAGGTTTCTATTTGCCAGGACACGTTCAAGCCCTGAGTTGACCGACTCGTACGGCGAAATTCCTTCCCAAGGAAGGCGTACAAGAACAACAGAAAGCATTAAAGGCCAGAATTCCTTCGCAAAGTTGGAGAATGGTCGTAGAAAGAACTTTGAACCAGATGTAGCTGCAAGAAATGATGAGATGTCTGGTAGGCACTCATCTCGTCAAGTTGTCGGCAGTGCTGCTGAATCTATCAGTAATCATGATGAAACAGGTGTGATGGGTGAAGAGTTTGCATCTGGTGCCGGAGCAAGTGGAATGCAGATGATGCATCAGGAGGAGCAAGACCTTTTGAATATGATGACAACATCTCCCACCGCTCAAGGTTTCGGTGGTCAGGCTCATGTTCCGATGAATTTACCTCCTGGTCACCTACCGTTCCCATTTCCGCCTTCCATTCTTGCATCAATGGGATATGGCCAAAGAAATATGGGTAACATTCCCTTCCTTGAGGCTCCTTGGGGTGGAAGTATGCAATTTCCTCAAGGTTTAGTTCCTTCACACTTGGCTCCATATTTTCCTGGCTACGGATTGGCCTCAAATCCTCAGGATTTAGTTGAAACTGGTAATGAGAATTTCAGTCCTGTTGAAATGAATCTAGCAGAAGCTGATAATGATTTCTGGCATGAGCAGGAGAGAAGTCCTGCTAGTGGTGTTGAATCAGATAATGGAAATTTCGAAATGCTTCCAGATGATAAACAGCAATCAACTTCAGGTAGTTATAACTTTGCCCCATCTTCTCGGGCAGGCAGCTCTAGTAGTTCTGCCAGAACTCACCAGAAGCTTACTAAAGAAAATCGAGGGTCAACAAGAGAAGAGCATATTGATAATTTTCATTATCAAGATGGCCGGAGGAATGACGTTTATTTTGATGATAGAATAGCAAATTCTGAGTTACCGAGTGCACCACCTTCAAGCTCCTTCAGAAGTAAGAGCTCTTCTGAAAGCTCATGGGATGGATCGTCAGCCAAATCCTCAAAATCAACAAGGGAAAAAAGGGGGAAGAAAAACGCTCCCTCAGTGGCTGCTACAGTTTACAGTAAAGGTAAAAATGTCTCGGAAATTTCGTCTAATCGAACAGAGGATGAAAACAGAGAGTGGACTCCTTTGTCGACTATGACATCTGATATATCAGACAGAAGCACCGAGCCTGCAACCGGTATTTCTCTGCATGTTCCGAGGCATCAAATAACTGGTTATGAAGCTGCTCAGACCAGTGGATCGGATTCTCCATTACCAATGTCTCCTGTGATTTTAGGTCCTGGATCTCGCCAAAGAGGCATTGATAATTCCGGAGTTGTTCCATTTGCCTTTTATCCTACAGGTCCTCCAGTACCCTTTGTTACAATGCTTCCGTTATATAACTTTCCAACGGAGTCTTCAGAGACATCAACAAGCAACTTCAATGGGGAAGTAGGGGCTGAGAACAGCGATTCTGGTCTACATTTCGAATCGTCCGACGGATATGATCACTCTGAGGTGTCAAGCCCTTCAAGTTCAATGACACGGGCGGGTATTGAGTCATCTGACCACAAGCCCGACATTCTTAATAGTGACTTTGTTAGCCACTGGCAAAATTTGCAATACGGACGATTTTGTCAAAACACGCGTCATCCTCCAATGATGCATCCTTCACCTGTTATGGTGCCTCCGGTTTACTTGCAGGGCCGATATCCTTGGGATGGTCCTGGGAGACCTCCTGTGGCTAACATGAATCTTATCACTCAGCTCATGAACTATGGGCCACGTCTAGTACCTGTTCCTCCTCTCCAATCGGTTTCTAATAGACCTGCAAACGTTTACCAACGTTTTGTAGAAGATATGCCTCGGTATCGAAGTGGCACTGGGACGTACTTGCCAAATCCG AAGGTTTCTGTTCGTGATTGCCATTCGACAAATACCAGAAGAGGAAACTACAACTATGATAGAAGTGACCATCACAGTGATAGAGAAGGAAACTGGAATATGAATTCAAAGGTCCGATCAACTGGTCGTGGCCATAATCGCAACCAATCTGAGAAGCCAAGCTCAAAACCCGAACGGTTGGCAAATAATGAGAGCCGTGCTGAGAGGCCATGGAATGCACACAGACACGACTCCTTCGTTTCTCATCAGAATGGTCCAGTCCGTGGAAATTCCTCGCAGAACAGTCACGCCAATGTAGCTTATGGAATGTACTCTATACCTGGCATGAACCCTGGTGGTGTATCATCAAATGGACCAGCAATGCCATCTGTTGTTATGTTGTATCCTTACGATCATAATGCTGGCTACAGTTCGCCGGCAGAACAGTTAGAGTTCGGGTCTTTGGGGCCAATGGGTTTCTCAGGCGCCAATGAACCATCGCAGCCAAATGACGGAGGTCGATCTGGTGGTGGAGCACTTGAAGAGCATAGGTTTCATGGTGGCCCTGCTCAACGATCTTCACCGGATCAACCCTCTTCACCCCATGTCTCAAG GGGTCCTGATTCTAATGTCAGATAA
- the LOC101505434 gene encoding uncharacterized protein isoform X2, with amino-acid sequence MGEHEEWAQPQSGLLPNGLLPNEAASVIQVLDSERWLKAEQRTAELIACIQPNSPSEERRNAVADYVQRLIMKCFPCQVFTFGSVPLKTYLPDGDIDLTAFSKNQTLKETWAHQVRDMLENEEKNENAEFHVKEVQYIQAEVKIIKCLVENIVVDISFNQLGGLCTLCFLEEVDNLINQNHLFKRSIILIKAWCYYESRILGAHHGLISTYALETLVLYIFHVFNNTFAGPLEVLYRFLEFFSKFDWDNFCVSLWGPVPINSLPDVTAEPPRKDAGDLLLSKLFLDACSSVYAVFPGGQENQGQPFVSKHFNVIDPLRVNNNLGRSVSKGNFFRIRSAFAFGAKKLARLLDCPKEELFLEVNQFFLNTWDRHGSGQRPDVPSDDLWRVRLSSHDQSQSSENLQNNNHKTDNTSNRDSRVEREKEHFSHSGLSLHSNVSSENSPKNGDVSTFSRTQSQKSNVNQNNSRNIDQVRKETNSTQGTYVDKSLRNVKADNPASDLHGRFLFARTRSSPELTDSYGEIPSQGRRTRTTESIKGQNSFAKLENGRRKNFEPDVAARNDEMSGRHSSRQVVGSAAESISNHDETGVMGEEFASGAGASGMQMMHQEEQDLLNMMTTSPTAQGFGGQAHVPMNLPPGHLPFPFPPSILASMGYGQRNMGNIPFLEAPWGGSMQFPQGLVPSHLAPYFPGYGLASNPQDLVETGNENFSPVEMNLAEADNDFWHEQERSPASGVESDNGNFEMLPDDKQQSTSGSYNFAPSSRAGSSSSSARTHQKLTKENRGSTREEHIDNFHYQDGRRNDVYFDDRIANSELPSAPPSSSFRSKSSSESSWDGSSAKSSKSTREKRGKKNAPSVAATVYSKGKNVSEISSNRTEDENREWTPLSTMTSDISDRSTEPATGISLHVPRHQITGYEAAQTSGSDSPLPMSPVILGPGSRQRGIDNSGVVPFAFYPTGPPVPFVTMLPLYNFPTESSETSTSNFNGEVGAENSDSGLHFESSDGYDHSEVSSPSSSMTRAGIESSDHKPDILNSDFVSHWQNLQYGRFCQNTRHPPMMHPSPVMVPPVYLQGRYPWDGPGRPPVANMNLITQLMNYGPRLVPVPPLQSVSNRPANVYQRFVEDMPRYRSGTGTYLPNPVSVRDCHSTNTRRGNYNYDRSDHHSDREGNWNMNSKVRSTGRGHNRNQSEKPSSKPERLANNESRAERPWNAHRHDSFVSHQNGPVRGNSSQNSHANVAYGMYSIPGMNPGGVSSNGPAMPSVVMLYPYDHNAGYSSPAEQLEFGSLGPMGFSGANEPSQPNDGGRSGGGALEEHRFHGGPAQRSSPDQPSSPHVSRGPDSNVR; translated from the exons ATGGGAGAACATGAAGAGTGGGCACAGCCACAAAGTGGGCTATTGCCAAATGGCTTATTGCCAAATGAAGCTGCATCTGTGATACAGGTGCTTGACTCGGAGCGGTGGTTGAAGGCTGAACAAAGAACTGCAGAGCTGATTGCCTGCATTCAGCCTAATTCCCCCTCCGAGGAGCGACGAAATGCAGTTGCTGACTATGTCCAAAGGCTGATCATGAAGTGTTTCCCTTGTCAG GTGTTCACCTTTGGGTCGGTTCCCCTAAAAACTTATTTGCCTGATGGAGATATTGACTTAACAGCATTCAGTAAGAATCAAACTTTGAAGGAAACATGGGCACATCAGGTCCGTGACATGCTGGAGAATGAGGAGAAGAATGAGAATGCTGAGTTTCATGTCAAGGAGGTTCAGTACATCCAGGCTGAA GTGAAGATTATAAAATGTCTTGTTGAGAATATTGTAGTAGACATTTCATTTAACCAGCTTGGAGGGTTGTGCACCCTTTGTTTTCTTGAGGAG GTTGATAATCTGATTAACCAAAATCATTTATTCAAGCGTAGCATTATACTGATAAAAGCTTGGTGTTACTATGAGAGCCGTATACTTGGTGCTCATCATGGACTTATCTCAACTTATGCATTAGAAACATTGGTTCTTTACATATTTCATGTTTTCAACAATACCTTTGCTGGACCACTTGAG GTTTTGTATCGATTCTTGGAGTTCTTTAGTAAGTTTGACTGGGATAATTTCTGCGTGAGTCTATGGGGTCCAGTACCAATTAATTCGCTCCCAGATGTGACAG CTGAACCTCCTCGAAAAGATGCAGGAGATCTACTGCTCAGCAAATTATTTCTTGATGCCTGTAGCTCAGTTTATGCTGTTTTCCCTGGCGGTCAAGAAAATCAGGGGCAACCCTTTGTTTCCAAGCATTTCAATGTCATTGATCCTTTGCGCGTTAACAATAACCTTGGTCGCAGTGTCAGCAAAG GTAACTTTTTCAGGATACGCAGTGCCTTTGCATTTGGTGCTAAAAAGTTGGCTAGATTACTTGATTGTCCAAAGGAAGAGTTGTTTCTTGAAGTCAATCAGTTCTTTTTGAACACTTGGGACAGGCACGGAAGTGGTCAACGACCTGATGTTCCAAGCGATGACCTATGGCGTGTGAGGTTATCTAGTCATGACCAATCACAGAGTTCTGAGAATCTCCAGAACAATAACCATAAAACTGATAATACCTCCAACCGCGATTCTCGTGTCGAAAGGGAAAAGGAACATTTTTCACATAGTGGTCTTTCCCTGCATAGTAATGTATCATCTGAAAACTCGCCTAAAAATGGTGATGTTTCTACATTTTCCCGTACTCAAAGTCAAAAGAGTAATGTAAACCAAAATAATTCAAGGAACATTGATCAAGTTCGTAAGGAAACTAATTCTACTCAAGGTACTTACGTTGATAAAAGTCTGAGAAATGTGAAAGCTGATAACCCAGCGAGTGACCTTCACGGAAGGTTTCTATTTGCCAGGACACGTTCAAGCCCTGAGTTGACCGACTCGTACGGCGAAATTCCTTCCCAAGGAAGGCGTACAAGAACAACAGAAAGCATTAAAGGCCAGAATTCCTTCGCAAAGTTGGAGAATGGTCGTAGAAAGAACTTTGAACCAGATGTAGCTGCAAGAAATGATGAGATGTCTGGTAGGCACTCATCTCGTCAAGTTGTCGGCAGTGCTGCTGAATCTATCAGTAATCATGATGAAACAGGTGTGATGGGTGAAGAGTTTGCATCTGGTGCCGGAGCAAGTGGAATGCAGATGATGCATCAGGAGGAGCAAGACCTTTTGAATATGATGACAACATCTCCCACCGCTCAAGGTTTCGGTGGTCAGGCTCATGTTCCGATGAATTTACCTCCTGGTCACCTACCGTTCCCATTTCCGCCTTCCATTCTTGCATCAATGGGATATGGCCAAAGAAATATGGGTAACATTCCCTTCCTTGAGGCTCCTTGGGGTGGAAGTATGCAATTTCCTCAAGGTTTAGTTCCTTCACACTTGGCTCCATATTTTCCTGGCTACGGATTGGCCTCAAATCCTCAGGATTTAGTTGAAACTGGTAATGAGAATTTCAGTCCTGTTGAAATGAATCTAGCAGAAGCTGATAATGATTTCTGGCATGAGCAGGAGAGAAGTCCTGCTAGTGGTGTTGAATCAGATAATGGAAATTTCGAAATGCTTCCAGATGATAAACAGCAATCAACTTCAGGTAGTTATAACTTTGCCCCATCTTCTCGGGCAGGCAGCTCTAGTAGTTCTGCCAGAACTCACCAGAAGCTTACTAAAGAAAATCGAGGGTCAACAAGAGAAGAGCATATTGATAATTTTCATTATCAAGATGGCCGGAGGAATGACGTTTATTTTGATGATAGAATAGCAAATTCTGAGTTACCGAGTGCACCACCTTCAAGCTCCTTCAGAAGTAAGAGCTCTTCTGAAAGCTCATGGGATGGATCGTCAGCCAAATCCTCAAAATCAACAAGGGAAAAAAGGGGGAAGAAAAACGCTCCCTCAGTGGCTGCTACAGTTTACAGTAAAGGTAAAAATGTCTCGGAAATTTCGTCTAATCGAACAGAGGATGAAAACAGAGAGTGGACTCCTTTGTCGACTATGACATCTGATATATCAGACAGAAGCACCGAGCCTGCAACCGGTATTTCTCTGCATGTTCCGAGGCATCAAATAACTGGTTATGAAGCTGCTCAGACCAGTGGATCGGATTCTCCATTACCAATGTCTCCTGTGATTTTAGGTCCTGGATCTCGCCAAAGAGGCATTGATAATTCCGGAGTTGTTCCATTTGCCTTTTATCCTACAGGTCCTCCAGTACCCTTTGTTACAATGCTTCCGTTATATAACTTTCCAACGGAGTCTTCAGAGACATCAACAAGCAACTTCAATGGGGAAGTAGGGGCTGAGAACAGCGATTCTGGTCTACATTTCGAATCGTCCGACGGATATGATCACTCTGAGGTGTCAAGCCCTTCAAGTTCAATGACACGGGCGGGTATTGAGTCATCTGACCACAAGCCCGACATTCTTAATAGTGACTTTGTTAGCCACTGGCAAAATTTGCAATACGGACGATTTTGTCAAAACACGCGTCATCCTCCAATGATGCATCCTTCACCTGTTATGGTGCCTCCGGTTTACTTGCAGGGCCGATATCCTTGGGATGGTCCTGGGAGACCTCCTGTGGCTAACATGAATCTTATCACTCAGCTCATGAACTATGGGCCACGTCTAGTACCTGTTCCTCCTCTCCAATCGGTTTCTAATAGACCTGCAAACGTTTACCAACGTTTTGTAGAAGATATGCCTCGGTATCGAAGTGGCACTGGGACGTACTTGCCAAATCCG GTTTCTGTTCGTGATTGCCATTCGACAAATACCAGAAGAGGAAACTACAACTATGATAGAAGTGACCATCACAGTGATAGAGAAGGAAACTGGAATATGAATTCAAAGGTCCGATCAACTGGTCGTGGCCATAATCGCAACCAATCTGAGAAGCCAAGCTCAAAACCCGAACGGTTGGCAAATAATGAGAGCCGTGCTGAGAGGCCATGGAATGCACACAGACACGACTCCTTCGTTTCTCATCAGAATGGTCCAGTCCGTGGAAATTCCTCGCAGAACAGTCACGCCAATGTAGCTTATGGAATGTACTCTATACCTGGCATGAACCCTGGTGGTGTATCATCAAATGGACCAGCAATGCCATCTGTTGTTATGTTGTATCCTTACGATCATAATGCTGGCTACAGTTCGCCGGCAGAACAGTTAGAGTTCGGGTCTTTGGGGCCAATGGGTTTCTCAGGCGCCAATGAACCATCGCAGCCAAATGACGGAGGTCGATCTGGTGGTGGAGCACTTGAAGAGCATAGGTTTCATGGTGGCCCTGCTCAACGATCTTCACCGGATCAACCCTCTTCACCCCATGTCTCAAG GGGTCCTGATTCTAATGTCAGATAA